From the Quercus lobata isolate SW786 chromosome 6, ValleyOak3.0 Primary Assembly, whole genome shotgun sequence genome, one window contains:
- the LOC115993776 gene encoding L-ascorbate oxidase-like, giving the protein MLLKLLALCLFTFLIYVPIAEARIRHYKWEVKYEYKSPDCYKKLVITINGKSPGPTILAQEGDTVIVEVTNKLLLENLAIHWHGIRQIGTPWSDGTEGVTQCPVVPGDTFKYEFKVDRAGTYLYHAHYGMQRESGLYGSIRVSVPDNFTEPFAYDYDRSIILTDWYHKSTYEQATGLSSNPFVWVGEPQSLLIQGKGKFNCSSSSLTADTCNTSNPECSPYAITVIPGKTYRLRVASLTALSALSFQLEGHNMTVVEADGHYVEPFVVKNLFIYSGETYSVIIKADQDPSRNYWMTTNVVGRPPNTTQGLGFLNYYPNHPRRSPPTVPPTGPIWNDAAPRLAQSRAIKAHHDFIVTPPTTSDRTIVFLNTQNRINGYVHWSVNNVSFTLPHTPYLTALKNKLHHVFSQTPPPEGYDFVNYDIYNVSKNPNATTSNAIYRLGFNTTVDIILQNANTLNVNNSETHPWHLHGHDFWVLGYGDGKFDMNKDPKNYNLVNPIMKNTVPLHPYGWTAIRFKANNPGAWLFHCHIEAHFYLGMGVVFEEGIDKVGELPSSVMGCGETKGFGKP; this is encoded by the exons ATGTTGTTGAAGCTGCTGGCTTTGTGTTTGTTCACATTTCTCATATACGTTCCTATTGCAGAGGCCAGAATTCGGCATTACAAATGGGAGGTAAAGTATGAGTACAAGTCCCCAGACTGTTATAAGAAGCTGGTCATTACAATCAATGGCAAATCTCCAGGACCCACAATCTTGGCCCAGGAAGGTGATACAGTCATTGTTGAGGTTACAAACAAACTGTTATTAGAAAACCTTGCAATCCATTGGCATGGAATCAGACAG ATTGGAACACCTTGGAGTGATGGAACAGAAGGGGTGACTCAATGTCCAGTAGTACCTGGGGACACTTTCAAATATGAGTTCAAGGTTGATAGG GCTGGAACTTATCTGTACCATGCACACTATGGAATGCAAAGAGAATCAGGGCTATATGGATCAATCCGTGTATCAGTTCCTGATAATTTTACAGAACCATTTGCCTATGATTATGACCGGAGCATCATCCTTACTGATTGGTACCACAAAAGTACTTATGAACAAGCCACTGGATTGTCCTCCAATCCTTTCGTCTGGGTTGGGGAGCCTCAG TCACTTCTGAttcaaggaaaaggaaaattcaatTGCTCTAGTTCATCCCTCACAGCCGACACTTGTAATACATCAAATCCAGAATGCTCTCCTTATGCAATAACCGTAATCCCAGGAAAAACATACAGACTGAGGGTTGCTAGCTTGACTGCTCTATCAGCCCTTAGTTTTCAATTGGAG GGTCATAATATGACTGTGGTAGAAGCAGATGGACACTATGTAGAGCCATTTGTAGTGAAAAACCTGTTCATATACTCTGGAGAGACATACTCTGTGATTATAAAAGCCGATCAAGACCCTTCAAGAAATTATTGGATGACAACAAATGTGGTTGGTCGCCCTCCTAATACCACACAAGGCTTAGGCTTTCTCAATTACTATCCAAACCATCCAAGGCGATCTCCTCCCACAGTTCCACCAACTGGTCCAATTTGGAATGACGCAGCACCCCGATTGGCTCAAAGTCGAGCCATTAAGGCTCACCATGATTTCATTGTGACCCCACCCACAACCTCAGATAGAACCATTGTGTTCCTAAACACACAAAATCGCATTAATGGTTATGTGCACTGGTCCGTAAACAATGTCTCTTTCACCCTTCCTCACACACCATACCTTACTGCTCTAAAGAATAAGTTACACCATGTGTTCAGTCAAACCCCACCACCTGAAGGATATGACTTTGTAAACTATGACATTTACAACGTGTCCAAGAACCCAAATGCTACTACAAGCAATGCCATTTACCGGCTAGGCTTCAATACCACGGTTGATATTATACTTCAAAATGCAAACACTCTGAATGTTAACAATAGTGAGACACATCCATGGCATCTCCACGGGCACGACTTTTGGGTACTGGGCTATGGAGACGGGAAGTTTGACATGAACAAAGACCCAAAGAATTACAATTTGGTGAATCCAATCATGAAGAATACAGTGCCTCTTCATCCCTATGGTTGGACTGCTATTAGGTTCAAGGCTAATAACCCAGGTGCTTGGCTTTTCCATTGCCATATCGAGGCTCATTTCTACCTGGGCATGGGAGTGGTGTTTGAAGAAGGAATAGACAAGGTGGGGGAATTGCCTTCTTCTGTTATGGGCTGTGGTGAGACCAAAGGATTTGGCAAGCCataa
- the LOC115950445 gene encoding L-ascorbate oxidase-like codes for MEKPTTPIFEYFAAFCWQTKTLDLADLVGLLQYRTIMLKLLALYFFTTLIHVPITEAKIREYNWEVKYEYKSPDCFRKQVITINGLSPGPTILAQQGDTVIVNVKNKLITESFAIHWHGIRQRGTPWSDGTAWVTQCPIGPGDTVTYEFKADRPGTYVYHAHYGMQRTAGLYGSIQVSLPDGVEEPFAYDFDQSILLNDWYHQSTSAQATGLTSIPYMWVGEPQSLLIQGKGKFNCSSVTLPTNICNTTNPECSPYVITVIPGKTYRLRIASLTALSALSFQIEGHKMTVVEADGYNVEPFEVDKLYIYSGETYSVIVKADRDPSRNYWATTNVISRHPNTPPGLAIFNYEPNEPQQSPPTVPPAGPVWNDTADQFAQSQALKARQGYIHTPPPTSDRTLVFLTTQNTINGYTRWAVNNVSLDTPETPFLIALKYNLPNAMDQTPPPDTYDSLNYDINNVAKNKNATSSTAIYRLKFNTTVDVIMQNANTMKISHSETHPWHLHGHDFWVLGNGIGKFDLKEDTKKFNLVNPVMKNTVPVFPFGWTALRFQADNPGVWAFHCHLEPHFYLGMGVAFEAGVEKVGKLPSFIMGCGQGRGL; via the exons ATGGAGAAACCAACAACACccatttttgaatattttgcgGCATTCTGTTGGCAAACAAAGACATTGGATTTAGCTg ATCTGGTAGGGCTTTTGCAATACAGAACAATCATGTTGAAGTTGCTAGCCTTGTATTTTTTCACCACTTTGATACATGTTCCAATTACTGAGGCCAAAATTAGGGAATACAATTGGGAAGTGAAATATGAGTACAAGTCCCCTGATTGCTTTAGGAAGCAGGTTATAACCATCAATGGATTAAGTCCAGGACCTACGATTTTGGCCCAGCAAGGTGATACGGTTATTGTTAATGTCAAGAACAAGTTAATAACAGAAAGCTTTGCAATTCATTGGCATGGAATCCGACAG AGAGGAACACCTTGGAGCGATGGAACAGCATGGGTGACTCAATGTCCAATAGGGCCTGGAGACACAGTCACTTATGAGTTCAAGGCTGACAGG CCTGGGACTTACGTGTACCACGCACATTATGGAATGCAAAGAACAGCTGGGTTATATGGATCAATCCAGGTATCACTTCCTGATGGAGTTGAGGAACCCTTTGCCTATGATTTTGACCAGAGCATCCTCCTTAATGATTGGTACCATCAAAGCACTTCTGCACAAGCCACTGGATTGACCTCCATTCCCTATATGTGGGTTGGGGAACCTCAg TCACTTCTGAttcaaggaaaaggaaaattcaatTGCTCTAGTGTGACCCTGCCAACCAACATTTGTAATACAACAAATCCAGAATGCTCTCCTTATGTAATAACTGTAATCCCTGGAAAAACCTATCGGCTAAGGATTGCAAGCTTGACTGCTCTATCAGCCCTTAGTTTCCAAATCGAG GGCCATAAAATGACTGTGGTTGAAGCAGACGGGTACAATGTTGAGCCATTTGAAGTagacaaactatatatatactctGGAGAGACATACTCTGTCATTGTAAAAGCTGATCGAGACCCATCAAGAAATTATTGGGCTACAACAAATGTGATCAGCCGGCACCCTAATACCCCACCTGGCTTAGCCATTTTCAATTACGAGCCAAATGAACCACAGCAATCACCTCCAACAGTTCCACCAGCTGGTCCTGTTTGGAATGATACGGCAGACCAGTTTGCTCAAAGTCAAGCTCTTAAGGCTCGCCAAGGTTACATCCACACCCCTCCCCCAACCTCAGATAGAACCCTTGTGTTTCTCACCACACAAAACACCATCAATGGCTATACCCGTTGGGCCGTAAACAATGTCTCTCTCGACACTCCCGAGACCCCTTTCCTCATCGCACTCAAATATAACTTACCAAATGCGATGGATCAAACCCCGCCACCTGATACGTATGACTCTTTGAATTATGATATTAACAACGTtgcaaagaacaaaaatgctACTTCTAGCACTGCTATTTATAGGCTAAAGTTCAATACAACAGTAGATGTTATAATGCAAAATGCAAACACCATGAAGATAAGCCATAGTGAGACACATCCATGGCATCTCCACGGGCACGATTTTTGGGTCCTGGGTAATGGAATTGGCAAGTTCGACCTCAAAGAGGACACAAAGAAATTCAATTTGGTGAATCCAGTGATGAAGAACACAGTGCCTGTTTTTCCCTTTGGATGGACCGCTTTGAGGTTCCAGGCTGACAACCCAGGCGTTTGGGCTTTTCATTGTCATTTAGAGCCTCATTTCTACTTGGGCATGGGAGTGGCCTTTGAAGCAGGGGTGGAAAAGGTGGGAAAATTGCCTTCATTCATCATGGGCTGTGGCCAGGGCAGAGGATTATAA
- the LOC115949681 gene encoding fasciclin-like arabinogalactan protein 21 gives MATSLRFAVILIAILILTFLTFPSATAIDGLEQIVTPSIPSTSPPPPPPQPQPQPLSPPTTSGNQEIQDHSFFSHTTLLPPILSHLGFHELAIAAPSLADSTASTAWTGPSTLFAPSDSSLRSCVSCSIPNLLREHLVPGLFTIDYLRKLAFGTKIETLSPGRCITVTAERSSKISNFSASGGADKVFIGGVEITHPDLFNNGLVVVHGLQGFVSPLSPYSCDVERMTSLSFPFHSDRTHQNQPLVQPVISIMRLMLRDAMLRLRNNGFSILALAMRVKYNDLVGLNNMTVFAIDDVSIFSGSHAYTSNVRFHIVPNHFLTISDLEKLPLGTPLPTLERGQSLLITTAGGGGFSAAPLRINYVRIKVPDVMRNLKIVVHSLYLPFPHLHPMAAAYDEILGRGGHYGADQVVSDRTVNGVCDAMDGHGGCAEVPLPQVKSTVEIEGHHGL, from the coding sequence atggCGACCTCTCTGCGATTTGCAGTGATTCTCATAGCGATCTTGATCCTCACATTCCTCACTTTTCCGAGCGCCACCGCCATTGATGGCCTAGAGCAAATCGTAACTCCTTCAATACCTTCAacctcaccaccaccaccaccaccacaaccacaaccacaaccactaTCACCACCAACAACAAGTGGTAACCAAGAAATCCAAGACCACTCGTTTTTCTCACACACAACTCTCCTCCCTCCGATTCTATCTCACCTTGGCTTCCACGAGCTCGCTATCGCCGCGCCATCTCTCGCCGACTCAACCGCCTCCACGGCCTGGACCGGTCCTTCGACTCTCTTCGCTCCCTCCGATTCCTCTCTCCGCTCTTGCGTTTCTTGCTCCATCCCTAATCTCCTTCGCGAACACCTCGTTCCTGGTCTCTTCACCATCGACTATCTCCGAAAGCTCGCTTTCGGTACCAAGATCGAGACCTTGAGTCCCGGCCGTTGCATCACCGTCACTGCAGAGAGATCTAGCAAGATCTCGAACTTCTCCGCCTCCGGCGGAGCGGACAAGGTTTTCATCGGAGGCGTGGAGATCACTCATCCTGATCTCTTCAACAACGGCCTCGTCGTTGTTCATGGACTCCAAGGCTTCGTCTCTCCGCTCTCGCCGTACTCTTGTGACGTCGAGAGGATGACGTCATTGTCGTTCCCGTTTCATTCTGATCGTACGCACCAGAATCAGCCATTGGTTCAACCTGTGATCAGTATCATGCGCTTGATGCTGCGTGACGCTATGCTTAGGCTCCGTAACAACGGGTTTAGCATCTTGGCGCTTGCTATGAGGGTCAAGTACAATGACCTCGTCGGACTCAACAACATGACGGTGTTCGCCATTGATGACGTGTCGATCTTCTCTGGCTCGCATGCGTACACCAGTAACGTACGTTTCCACATCGTGCCGAACCATTTCTTGACGATCTCGGACCTTGAGAAGCTTCCTCTTGGAACGCCGTTGCCGACGCTCGAGCGAGGTCAGTCTCTGTTGATCACCACCGCCGGTGGAGGAGGATTTTCGGCGGCGCCGTTGAGGATCAACTATGTGAGGATTAAGGTTCCCGACGTGATGCGCAACCTCAAGATCGTGGTGCACAGCTTGTACTTGCCGTTCCCGCACCTTCATCCAATGGCTGCTGCGTATGATGAGATCCTCGGAAGAGGAGGACATTACGGTGCGGATCAAGTGGTCTCAGATCGGACGGTGAATGGAGTTTGTGACGCCATGGATGGGCATGGAGGTTGCGCTGAAGTTCCTCTACCTCAAGTCAAGAGTACGGTCGAGATCGAAGGTCACCATGGCCTGTGA